From the Sebastes umbrosus isolate fSebUmb1 chromosome 2, fSebUmb1.pri, whole genome shotgun sequence genome, one window contains:
- the LOC119476789 gene encoding retinoblastoma-like protein 2, translated as MATGPQGNQGRPRFGPSDRLIAMFRACSRDPTEAIKTRLRCMLHTFLQHHRDNAENENTNDLAVRCCCEAGIWYYRILENLISEERKRRGIGDILHILEIEPFQCCLVACCLEITISSSRLSYDFPLLTQILKLAPYHFLKVIEPVLRVAVGLPGTVVRHLAQVEEKILGSLAWTSDSPLWEEIRANEGHLPSCQQVMLPTQLEDPKRADFQPDRNQPGADLNMGAEPSASTDQQRSPSAVNRPQRSNSLHLFARQVYSLMGKRLRALCSTLDISDERRLKIWTCFEYSLVHCTDIMVDRHLDQLLLCAIYVISKITMGEIPFKRIMRCYKSQPFASKSVCKNVRMSGRDTENSLTGNNNNGDHGVRFPTPNTPSTHYPGTSQEDRGNLIHFYNQIYTTKMQHFAEQFAPTSVGDTPPLSPYPRQWKASPRRQRPSSSHSITISPYDTETSSIRTPGLCYYFNSSPPERLREINNMIRTGRSPNRRGYAVPLDREEEDEGEGEEEEDDGPSAKRLCLDGQSAWQKRLHNVVNDRVTRRGRDQDRDQPGPGLGPGPGPVTRPNLH; from the exons atggcaaccggGCCTCAGGGTAACCAGGGACGGCCAAGGTTTGGCCCCAGTGACCGTCTGATCGCTATGTTCAG GGCCTGCTCCAGAGATCCAACCGAGGCGATCAAAACGAGACTGAGATGTATGTTGCACACATTTCTGCAACACCACAGGGACAACGCAGAAAATGAGAACACCAACG ATTTGGCAGTAAGGTGCTGTTGTGAAGCCGGGATCTGGTATTACAGGATCCTGGAGAACCTCATCagtgaagagaggaagaggaggggaatTGGTGACATCTTG CACATCTTGGAGATTGAGCCTTTCCAGTGCTGTCTGGTGGCCTGTTGTTTGGAGATTACCATATCATCAAGCCGTCTATCATATGACTTCCCTCTGCTCACTCAGATCTTAAAACTGGCACCATACCACTTCCTGAAG GTGATTGAGCCGGTGTTGCGGGTTGCAGTGGGCCTGCCTGGCACTGTGGTCAGACACCTCGCCCAAGTGGAGGAGAAAATTCTGGGGAGCTTGGCCTGGACCAGCGACTCACCGCTGTGGGAAGAAATCAGAGCCAACGAGGGCCATCTGCCTTCCTGCCAACAG GTGATGCTTCCTACACAGCTTGAAGATCCAAAGAGAGCAGACTTTCAACCTGACAGAAACCAACCAGGAG CGGATCTCAATATGGGAGCTGAACCGTCTGCCAGCACTGACCAACAGCGTTCCCCATCAGCTGTAAACAGGCCTCAGAGAAGCAACTCCCTCCATCTGTTTGCTCGCCAG GTTTACAGCTTGATGGGTAAGCGTCTGAGGGCGCTGTGTTCCACACTGGACATTTCTGATGAGCGGCGGCTGAAGATCTGGACCTGTTTTGAGTACTCTCTGGTCCACTGCACTGACATCATGGTAGACCGTCATCTGGACCAACTGCTCCTGTGCGCCATCTACGTCATATCTAAG ATTACCATGGGGGAAATACCATTCAAACGCATAATGAGGTGCTACAAGTCTCAGCCATTTGCCAGCAAAAGT GTCTGCAAAAATGTGCGGATGTCCGGAAGAGATACAGAAAATTCtctcactggaaacaaca ATAATGGAGACCACGGCGTCAGATTTCCGACCCCCAACACACCATCGACACATTATCCAGGAACTTCTCAGGAGGACAGGGGCAATCTTATTCACTTTTACAACCAGATCTACACGACTAAGATGCAGCACTTTGCCGAGCAGTTTGCCCCGACCTCTGTA GGAGACACTCCTCCTTTGTCTCCATACCCCCGACAGTGGAAAGCATCTCCTCGCAGACAGCGGCCGTCCAGCAGCCACTCCATCACCATTTCACCGTACGACACGGAAACATCTTCCATCCGTACACCCGGACTCTGCTACTACTTCAACTCAAGCCCCCCAGAG CGTCTGCGTGAGATCAATAACATGATCAGGACGGGAAGGTCACCCAACAGACGAGGCTATGCGGTGCCACTGGAtagagaagaggaggacgagggagaaggggaggaggaggaagatgatggTCCTTCAGCGAAGAGGCTTTGTTTGGATGGTCAGTCAGCCTGGCAGAAGCGACTACATAATGTGGTGAATGATCGCGTCACTAGAAGGGGCCGGGACCAGGACCGGGACCAACCAGGACCAGGACTGGGACCAGGACCGGGACCAGTTACAAGGCCTAACCTGCActag